One part of the Leptolyngbya sp. FACHB-261 genome encodes these proteins:
- a CDS encoding ATP-dependent Clp protease ATP-binding subunit has translation MFERFTEQSIKAIMLAQEEARRLGHNFVGTEQILLGVIGEGTSVAAKVLKTMGVNLKNARIEVEKIIGRGFGSVPPEIPVTPRAKQVLELSVAEANQLGQAAVSPEHLVLALIRSGEGVAVKVLENLGVDPAQVRTELAQDLDSKPKATAGSRQGRSKTATLDEFSTDLAKQAADGKLDPVVGRQAEIERVIQILARRTKNNPVLVGEPGVGKTAIAEGLAQRIVAREVPDFLFDKRVVSLDMGSLVAGTKFRGDFEERLKGIMAEVQAAGNVILVIDEVHTLLGAGAVEGSMDAANMLKPALARGDFQCIGATTLDEYRKHIERDAALERRFQPVTVGAPNVEDTIAILYGLRERYEQHHKLKIADEAIEAAARLSDRYIADRYLPDKAIDLIDEAGSRVRLRHSQPSPEARQLELELRQVLRQKDDALRTQDFDQAGQLRDRELAIQAELKQIAQNKPTETPVVDPEDIAQIVASWTGVPVQKLTESESEKLLHMETTLHERLIGQHEAVQAVSRAIRRARVGLKNPNRPIASFVFSGPTGVGKTELAKSLAAYFFGSEEAMIRLDMSEFMERHTVSKLIGSPPGYVGYDEGGQLTEAVRRKPYTVVLFDEIEKAHPDVFNMLLQILEDGRLTDAKGRTVSFKNTLLIMTSNIGSKVIEKGGGGLGFEFASHAGDAQYSRIRSLVNEELKGAFRPEFINRLDEIIVFRQLTREEVTQIADIMLQEVFGRLAEQGMTLEVSQRFKDRLVQEGYNPSYGARPLRRAIMRLLEDSLAEAMLTGRIRSGDTALVDVDDDNQIVVHPTEQRELLPLARA, from the coding sequence ATGTTTGAACGCTTCACCGAACAATCTATCAAAGCAATCATGCTGGCCCAGGAGGAAGCTCGTCGCCTGGGGCATAACTTCGTCGGCACTGAGCAAATCCTGCTGGGTGTAATTGGCGAAGGAACCAGTGTGGCTGCCAAGGTTTTAAAAACGATGGGCGTTAACCTTAAAAACGCCCGCATTGAAGTTGAGAAGATTATTGGTCGGGGTTTTGGCTCTGTGCCACCTGAAATTCCGGTTACCCCAAGGGCCAAGCAAGTTCTGGAGTTGTCCGTCGCAGAAGCCAATCAGCTCGGGCAAGCAGCGGTCAGTCCCGAACACTTAGTTCTGGCTCTGATCCGCTCTGGTGAAGGCGTTGCCGTCAAGGTTTTGGAGAATCTGGGCGTTGATCCGGCCCAAGTTCGTACTGAGCTAGCTCAAGATCTAGACAGCAAACCCAAAGCGACAGCAGGCAGTCGTCAAGGCCGCAGCAAAACAGCAACTCTTGACGAGTTCAGTACTGATTTAGCGAAACAGGCGGCGGACGGCAAACTCGATCCTGTAGTTGGACGCCAAGCTGAAATTGAGCGGGTAATCCAAATTTTGGCTCGACGCACTAAGAACAATCCAGTGCTGGTTGGCGAACCCGGCGTAGGTAAAACCGCTATTGCTGAAGGCCTAGCTCAGCGCATTGTTGCTCGCGAAGTGCCTGACTTTTTGTTCGACAAGCGAGTGGTTAGCCTAGATATGGGCTCACTGGTTGCGGGCACTAAATTCCGGGGCGACTTTGAAGAGCGGCTCAAAGGCATCATGGCTGAGGTTCAAGCGGCTGGCAATGTCATTTTGGTCATCGACGAAGTGCATACCTTATTGGGTGCAGGTGCAGTCGAGGGCAGTATGGATGCAGCCAACATGCTTAAGCCGGCCCTGGCTCGGGGTGACTTCCAGTGCATTGGCGCTACCACTCTGGACGAGTACCGCAAGCATATCGAGCGTGATGCTGCTCTAGAGCGGCGTTTCCAACCCGTGACGGTAGGTGCACCCAATGTCGAGGACACCATTGCGATCCTCTACGGTCTGCGCGAGCGCTACGAGCAACACCACAAACTCAAGATCGCCGATGAAGCGATTGAGGCAGCAGCGCGGTTGTCTGACCGTTATATTGCCGACCGCTACTTACCCGACAAGGCCATTGACTTGATCGATGAGGCGGGTTCGCGAGTGCGGTTGCGGCACTCCCAGCCCTCACCTGAAGCCCGTCAGCTAGAGCTAGAGCTACGCCAAGTTCTGCGGCAGAAGGATGATGCCCTGCGGACTCAGGACTTCGACCAGGCAGGCCAATTGCGCGACCGCGAGTTAGCAATTCAGGCCGAGCTCAAGCAGATTGCCCAGAACAAACCGACTGAAACCCCGGTGGTTGATCCTGAGGACATTGCTCAGATTGTGGCGTCCTGGACTGGTGTTCCCGTGCAGAAGCTAACCGAATCTGAGTCAGAGAAACTCCTGCACATGGAGACCACGCTGCACGAGCGACTGATTGGTCAGCACGAGGCTGTACAAGCGGTTTCACGCGCCATTCGTCGGGCCCGTGTTGGCCTCAAGAATCCCAACCGTCCAATTGCCAGCTTCGTCTTCTCCGGTCCTACGGGTGTAGGTAAGACTGAGTTGGCCAAGTCCCTAGCTGCTTACTTCTTCGGCTCAGAAGAAGCTATGATCCGCCTGGATATGTCGGAGTTCATGGAGCGTCATACCGTTTCCAAGCTGATTGGCTCGCCCCCTGGCTATGTCGGGTACGACGAAGGTGGACAGCTCACCGAAGCAGTGCGGCGCAAGCCCTATACCGTGGTTCTGTTCGACGAAATCGAGAAGGCCCACCCCGACGTGTTCAATATGCTCCTGCAAATCTTGGAGGATGGTCGCCTGACCGATGCCAAGGGACGCACAGTGAGCTTTAAGAACACTCTGCTAATCATGACCTCGAACATTGGCTCGAAGGTGATCGAAAAAGGTGGCGGTGGTTTAGGCTTCGAGTTCGCCAGCCATGCCGGTGATGCCCAGTACAGCCGCATTCGCTCTCTGGTGAATGAAGAGCTGAAAGGCGCCTTCCGGCCTGAGTTCATCAACCGACTTGACGAGATTATCGTCTTCCGTCAGTTGACTCGTGAAGAAGTCACTCAAATCGCTGACATCATGCTGCAAGAAGTCTTTGGGCGTCTAGCAGAACAGGGCATGACCCTAGAGGTCAGCCAACGCTTCAAGGACCGCCTGGTTCAAGAAGGCTACAACCCCAGCTACGGTGCTCGCCCCTTGCGCCGAGCGATTATGCGCCTCCTAGAGGACAGCTTGGCTGAGGCGATGTTGACCGGTCGCATCCGGAGCGGAGACACCGCGCTCGTGGACGTGGATGACGACAATCAGATTGTTGTACATCCCACTGAGCAGCGAGAGTTGCTTCCCCTGGCAAGGGCCTAG
- a CDS encoding DNA polymerase III subunit gamma/tau, with product MKFEPLHHKYRPQVFADLVGQEAITTTLSNALRTQRIAPAYLFCGPRGTGKTSSARILARSLNCLSSQVPTTAPCGTCELCRGIAGGSALDIVEIDAASNTGVDNIRELIERAQFSPVQARYKVYIIDEVHMLSVAAFNALLKTLEEPPAQVVFVLATTDPQRVLPTIISRCQRFDFRRIRLDAMVAHLSHIARLEKIAITDEALQLVAQVAQGGLRDAESLLDQLSLLEGEITAEAVWDLVGAVPERDLLALLQAIGSDQPEAVLTSARHLLDRGREPLIVLQNLTSFYRDLLIAKTAPERRDLVVITPPTWEQLCAHAAPLSTSAILASQKHLKDSELQIKNTTQPRLWLEVTLLGLLPSALSPALADTPAPQVLTVPRAASLATSPSLQLPAPNSQSQSQSQSAVPNAATAQNPGVQAQPQPQAQPHIELPPERLPDEEEDSLPQIADPVPVQVPMQPKAQADAPLPLAVDPVAAEIREAISGNLDRHWQNFLGHPKLMRFVKGLLSKDGYLSEVSSTKAIVGVPPGLNIILSKPQHLANVREVLSAVLGYPIEVRLTIAPKLHRPESNVTALVEPAPAPVVPRVPPPFTRSPQPGPIAPSNGSSASVLSPSSSAPTSRSEAPGQAPIVSRSDDLDEVAVAAKRLAEFFNGAVVNLDSDEDSLPWYLQTSKTASEIYAEDEDEDDLPF from the coding sequence GTGAAGTTCGAACCGCTCCACCACAAATATCGCCCGCAGGTGTTTGCGGACTTGGTCGGGCAAGAGGCCATTACGACCACGCTCAGCAACGCCCTACGCACCCAGCGCATTGCTCCCGCTTATCTGTTTTGTGGCCCTCGAGGTACAGGCAAAACTAGCTCGGCCCGCATTCTGGCTCGCTCCCTCAATTGCCTGAGCAGCCAGGTTCCTACGACTGCTCCCTGTGGCACTTGTGAGCTATGCCGGGGGATTGCTGGCGGCTCAGCGTTAGATATTGTCGAAATTGATGCTGCCAGCAATACTGGCGTTGATAACATCCGTGAACTCATCGAACGAGCGCAATTCTCGCCCGTTCAGGCTCGTTACAAGGTCTACATCATTGACGAAGTTCATATGCTCAGCGTCGCAGCGTTTAATGCGTTGCTTAAGACGTTAGAAGAGCCCCCCGCGCAAGTCGTTTTTGTCCTAGCGACCACCGATCCGCAGCGAGTTTTGCCTACGATTATTTCTCGCTGTCAACGGTTCGATTTTCGCCGCATTCGTTTAGATGCGATGGTGGCACATTTAAGCCACATTGCCAGACTGGAGAAGATTGCAATTACAGACGAGGCCCTGCAACTGGTAGCGCAGGTAGCACAGGGGGGTCTGCGCGATGCTGAGAGCTTGCTAGACCAGTTGAGCTTGCTAGAAGGCGAGATCACGGCTGAAGCTGTGTGGGACTTAGTAGGTGCGGTGCCTGAGCGGGATCTATTGGCGCTTTTGCAGGCGATTGGCAGCGACCAACCAGAAGCCGTCCTGACCAGTGCCCGTCACTTGCTCGATCGAGGCCGAGAGCCATTAATTGTTCTGCAAAATCTCACCAGTTTCTACCGTGATCTGTTGATTGCCAAGACGGCTCCAGAACGTCGCGATTTAGTTGTGATCACGCCACCGACCTGGGAGCAACTGTGTGCCCATGCGGCTCCCCTCAGTACCAGCGCCATCCTGGCTAGCCAAAAGCATCTCAAAGACAGCGAACTCCAAATCAAAAACACAACTCAGCCGCGTCTGTGGCTAGAGGTGACCCTGCTGGGCTTGTTGCCCTCAGCGCTCAGCCCAGCTCTGGCAGATACTCCAGCGCCACAGGTCTTAACCGTACCCCGCGCCGCATCACTAGCCACTAGCCCCAGCCTCCAGCTTCCTGCCCCCAACTCCCAGTCCCAATCCCAATCCCAATCGGCAGTCCCCAATGCAGCCACAGCTCAGAACCCAGGTGTTCAAGCCCAACCTCAACCTCAAGCCCAACCCCACATAGAACTGCCGCCCGAGCGACTGCCGGATGAGGAAGAGGACTCACTGCCGCAGATAGCGGACCCCGTTCCTGTGCAGGTTCCCATGCAGCCCAAAGCGCAGGCAGATGCGCCATTGCCTCTAGCGGTCGACCCTGTGGCAGCAGAGATTAGGGAAGCGATCTCTGGCAACTTAGACCGTCATTGGCAAAACTTCCTAGGCCATCCCAAGCTCATGCGCTTTGTGAAAGGGCTGCTCTCTAAGGATGGTTACCTATCTGAGGTCTCAAGTACCAAGGCAATCGTCGGGGTTCCGCCTGGGCTGAACATTATCCTGTCCAAGCCGCAACACCTGGCAAACGTGCGGGAGGTGTTGAGTGCGGTTTTGGGCTATCCAATCGAGGTGAGGCTCACGATTGCACCTAAGCTTCACCGCCCAGAAAGCAACGTGACGGCTCTTGTCGAGCCTGCACCAGCTCCGGTTGTGCCTCGCGTGCCGCCCCCTTTCACTCGGTCACCTCAGCCAGGACCAATTGCCCCAAGCAATGGCAGCTCAGCTAGTGTTCTAAGCCCTTCCAGCTCTGCGCCTACCTCCCGATCAGAAGCACCTGGACAAGCTCCTATCGTTTCCCGTTCTGATGATCTTGATGAGGTTGCAGTGGCAGCCAAACGACTAGCCGAATTCTTCAACGGCGCAGTTGTGAATTTGGACAGTGATGAAGACAGCTTGCCCTGGTATCTGCAGACTTCTAAAACAGCCTCTGAGATTTATGCTGAGGACGAGGACGAAGACGATCTGCCCTTTTAA